The Euphorbia lathyris chromosome 2, ddEupLath1.1, whole genome shotgun sequence genome includes a window with the following:
- the LOC136219882 gene encoding probable 1-deoxy-D-xylulose-5-phosphate synthase, chloroplastic — MALSAFSFPAHVNKTTCSDLYKDGYVSSRALWRRTDKSHHKVNQAKGKRRQNGIWASVSERGEYQSHRPATPLLDTINYPIHMKNLSTKELKQLADELRCDVIFNVSKTGGHLGSSLGVVELTVALHYVFNTPQDKILWDVGHQSYPHKILTGRRDKMHTMRQTDGLSGFTKRSESEYDCFGTGHSSTTISAGLGMAVGRDLKGKNNNVIAVIGDGAMTAGQAYEAMNNAGYLDSDMIVILNDNKQVSLPTATLDGPIPPVGALSSALSRLQSNKPLRELREVAKGVTKTIGGPMHELAAKVDEYARGMISGSGSTLFEELGLYYIGPVDGHNIDDLIAILKEVKSTKTTGPVLIHVVTEKGRGYPYAEKAADKYHGVAKFDPATGKQFKASASTQSYTTYFAEALIAEAEADKNIVAIHAAMGGGTGLNMFLRRFPTRCFDVGIAEQHAVTFAAGLACEGLKPFCAIYSSFMQRAYDQVVHDVDLQKLPVRFAMDRAGLVGADGPTHCGAFDVTFMACLPNMVVMAPSDEAELFHMVATAAAIDDRPSCFRYPRGNGIGVQLPPGNKGIPLEVGKGRILIEGERVALLGYGAAVQSCLAAASIMESHDINITVADARFCKPLDHDLIRSLAKSHEILITVEEGSIGGFGSHVAHFLALDGLLDGKLKWRPLVLPDIYIEHGSPVDQMVQAGLTPSHIAATIFNILGNKREALQIMSS; from the exons ATGGCTCTTTCTGCATTTTCATTTCCTGCTCATGTCAACAAGACTACATGTTCAGATCTGTATAAAGATGGTTATGTTTCTTCTCGTGCTTTGTGGAGAAGAACAGATAAATCTCACCACAAAGTTAATCAG GCAAAGGGGAAGAGAAGGCAAAATGGAATTTGGGCATCAGTATCAGAAAGAGGAGAATATCAGTCACATAGACCAGCAACTCCTCTCTTAGACACCATAAATTACCCAATTCATATGAAAAATCTTTCAACTAag GAGCTAAAACAACTAGCAGATGAGCTGAGGTGTGATGTTATTTTCAATGTTTCAAAAACTGGAGGTCACTTAGGATCAAGCCTTGGTGTTGTTGAGTTAACTGTTGCTCTTCACTATGTTTTCAATACCCCTCAAGACAAGATTCTCTGGGATGTTGGCCATCAG TCATACCCACACAAAATCCTGACTGGTAGAAGAGATAAAATGCACACAATGAGACAAACAGATGGACTTTCTGGTTTTACTAAGCGATCCGAGAGCGAATATGATTGCTTTGGGACTGGCCATAGCTCTACTACCATTTCTGCTGGCTTAG GAATGGCAGTGGGCAGAGATTTGAAAGGAAAAAACAACAATGTAATTGCAGTTATAGGTGATGGAGCCATGACAGCAGGTCAAGCTTATGAAGCTATGAACAACGCCGGATACTTGGACTCCGATATGATTGTTATTCTTAATGACAACAAACAAGTCTCTTTACCAACTGCTACTCTCGACGGGCCAATTCCTCCTGTCGGAGCTTTGAGCAGTGCTCTAAGTAGGCTGCAATCAAACAAACCTCTTAGAGAACTAAGAGAAGTTGCTAAG GGTGTTACTAAGACGATTGGTGGACCGATGCATGAATTGGCAGCCAAGGTAGATGAATATGCTCGTGGGATGATCAGTGGTTCCGGTTCAACCCTCTTTGAAGAGCTTGGACTATATTACATTGGTCCTGTTGATGGTCATAACATTGATGATCTTATTGCCATTCTCAAAGAGGTTAAGAGTACTAAAACTACCGGTCCTGTCTTGATCCATGTTGTAACTGAGAAAGGCCGCGGTTATCCCTATGCTGAGAAAGCTGCAGACAAGTACCATG GAGTGGCGAAGTTTGATCCTGCAACTGGGAAGCAATTCAAGGCCAGTGCAAGCACACAGTCATACACGACATACTTCGCAGAGGCGTTGATAGCAGAAGCCGAAGCAGACAAGAATATTGTTGCAATTCATGCTGCAATGGGAGGTGGAACAGGCTTAAATATGTTCCTTCGTCGGTTCCCAACACGATGTTTCGATGTTGGGATAGCCGAACAGCATGCTGTTACATTTGCTGCAGGACTAGCTTGCGAGGGGCTTAAACCCTTTTGCGCAATCTATTCATCTTTTATGCAGAGGGCTTATGATCAG GTTGTACATGATGTAGATTTGCAGAAGTTGCCTGTTAGATTTGCAATGGATAGAGCAGGGCTTGTTGGAGCAGATGGTCCAACACATTGTGGAGCTTTTGATGTAACTTTTATGGCATGCCTTCCTAATATGGTAGTGATGGCTCCTTCTGATGAAGCAGAGCTTTTTCACATGGTTGCAACTGCTGCTGCCATTGATGATCGGCCCAGCTGTTTCCGATATCCGAGAGGTAACGGTATTGGAGTTCAGCTACCACCGGGAAACAAAGGCATCCCACTTGAG GTTGGAAAAGGAAGGATCTTGATTGAAGGGGAAAGAGTGGCACTATTGGGGTATGGAGCAGCAGTTCAGAGCTGCTTGGCTGCAGCATCTATAATGGAATCACATGACATTAATATAACAGTAGCAGATGCTAGATTCTGCAAACCTTTGGATCATGATCTAATTCGTAGTCTAGCTAAATCACATGAAATCCTAATTACAGTTGAAGAAGGATCAATTGGTGGTTTTGGTTCTCATGTTGCCCATTTTCTAGCTCTTGATGGCCTTCTTGATGGCAAACTTAAG TGGCGGCCACTTGTTCTTCCTGATATATATATCGAGCATGGATCGCCGGTGGATCAAATGGTGCAGGCAGGTCTAACACCATCTCACATTGCAGCAACAATATTCAACATTCTTGGAAATAAAAGAGAGGCTTTACAGATAATGTCCTCTTAA